The genomic DNA GGTAACAATCTTGAAAAAATAATTATCTCAGGAGCAAATATCGTACGACTAAATTTTTCTCATGGTAAAACACAAGAACACTTTGTCCGAGCAGAAAAAGTACGCAAAATCGCTTCCAAACTAAGTACATATATTGCTATTCTTGGAGATTTACAAGGCCCTAAAATCCGTATCTCTACTTTTCAAGGAAACAAAATATATTTAAAATCTGGAGATAACTTTTTAATTGATGCCATGATGACGAACAATAATAAAGGTAATCACAAATGCGTAGGTGTTGATTATGAAGAACTCGCACAAGACGTACACCCAGAAGATTTACTTCTATTAGATGATGGGAGAATTCAATTAAAAGTTATAACAATCCATAATACTAAAATATATACTAAAGTAATTATTGGAGGTATGTTATACAACAATAAAGGCTTAAACAAATTAGGAGGAGGGCTTTCAGCGAAAGTCTTAACAAACAAGGACAAAATTGATATTATCACCGCGGCTCAAATTGGAGTTGACTATCTAGCAATATCATTTCCCCGTAGCAGTATAGATTTAAATTGTGCACGAAAATTAATTGTCGATGCTGGTAGTCATGCAAAAATTATTTCTAAAATAGAACGCGCAGAAGTAGTTGCATCTGACGAAACAATAGATGATATCATTCACGCATCAGACGCAGTCATGGTAGCCCGAGGAGATTTAGGAGTAGAAATTGGAGAACCAGAACTAGTGGGTGTGCAAAAAAAAATAATACAAAGAGCACGCGCTCTTAATCGTGCAGTCATTACCGCAACTCAAATGATGGAATCTATGGTTCATAATTCTATGCCTACTCGTGCAGAAGTAATGGACGTAGCTAATGCAGTATTGGATGGTACTGACGCAGTTATGTTATCCGCTGAAACTGCTACAGGTCAGTATCCATCTGAAACTGTAGCAGCTATGGCTAATGTATGCTTAGGTGCCGAAAAAATTTCAA from Candidatus Blochmanniella camponoti includes the following:
- the pyk gene encoding pyruvate kinase, with the translated sequence MSQQLRRTKIIATLGPATDKGNNLEKIIISGANIVRLNFSHGKTQEHFVRAEKVRKIASKLSTYIAILGDLQGPKIRISTFQGNKIYLKSGDNFLIDAMMTNNNKGNHKCVGVDYEELAQDVHPEDLLLLDDGRIQLKVITIHNTKIYTKVIIGGMLYNNKGLNKLGGGLSAKVLTNKDKIDIITAAQIGVDYLAISFPRSSIDLNCARKLIVDAGSHAKIISKIERAEVVASDETIDDIIHASDAVMVARGDLGVEIGEPELVGVQKKIIQRARALNRAVITATQMMESMVHNSMPTRAEVMDVANAVLDGTDAVMLSAETATGQYPSETVAAMANVCLGAEKISNINFLSDINQKKKFDDIEEAIAISAMYTANHLTGVSAVIVLTEFESTTLLMSRINSKLPIFALSQHKHILNIVTLYKGVIPIYFNKTGNNVIDAKYASNLLRDKGLLLSGELVVVIQNDIYNKCDVINISHILQVK